The segment GGAAAAGTCGGAGACCCAAGAGTCCAACACCTTTTTCTCCTTCTATCAAACCGATAGGCCTTTTCACCTATTGTTCTCCTTTCTTCCCGGCAATTTCTCCAAACGGCAAATCCGATATCTTTCTTCTACAAACCATTTTTTAGATTCGGTTCGACTATTAATTTAAAATCCCAAAAAGAAAATGGATTTCCATTTTCTTTTACCCTCTCTATGTTTTAAAATTTAATAAAGGAATTATATATGAACCGTAAACAATTTGTAACCAATTCAGCTGCTATGCTGGCGACAGCAGGCTTAGTGAACAGTCTTTTCGCGGAAGATCATAAACACGATATGACTATGCCCGCTTCCACGGGAAAATCCAAGTATGCAAAGGTTTTAATGTCTGCAATCCATTGCAAACTTGCCGCGGAGGTTTGTCTGGGGCACTGTATCACCGAACTTGCAAAAGGTGACAAAAGTCTGGGTGATTGCGCGAAATCTACAAGAGAAACAATCGCAGCCTGTGAAGCATTTATTTCTCTTGCCAGCAACAACTCTCCTTTCACTAAAAAGATGGCATCTCTCTGTGTGGAAATTTGCGAAGCTTGTGCGAAAGATTGCAAAAAACATGCGGAACACCATGCTGTTTGTAAGGATTGTTATGAAAGCTGCGTAGCTTGTGCCAAAGAAATGGCAAAAGTATAAACAGGTTATAAACGAAACATCATGTCATTCCGTTTGGAATGACATGAGCTGAATTCTATCGTTTCTTTTTCTTTGCAGCTTTTTTGGGGCTAGGTTTTTTAGCAGCAGGTTTTGTTTTGGGCTTAGGACTTTCTTTTTTCTTTGCTGCAGCTTTTGCCTTCTTGCGATTTGCAGGATCAAATTTTGAAAAATCCACTTCTATCTTTTTAGGCACTGCATGAACAGGACTTGCTTTTGCTACCGCTTGCATCTGAGGGTCTTTCGGAGTTCCTAAAAACTCACGAATGGTTCTTAGGTTTTCATGTCGTCTCACCAAATTGTAGTTACCCGGTA is part of the Leptospira kobayashii genome and harbors:
- a CDS encoding four-helix bundle copper-binding protein, whose product is MNRKQFVTNSAAMLATAGLVNSLFAEDHKHDMTMPASTGKSKYAKVLMSAIHCKLAAEVCLGHCITELAKGDKSLGDCAKSTRETIAACEAFISLASNNSPFTKKMASLCVEICEACAKDCKKHAEHHAVCKDCYESCVACAKEMAKV